In a genomic window of Allomeiothermus silvanus DSM 9946:
- a CDS encoding ABC transporter permease: MLEYRAELVLWAIAGLLPIILMGVWTQAAQGGGFGLTPDEFARYFLMVFLVRQLTVVWVIWDFEREVVEGRLSFKLLRPMDPVWDHVASHLSERAARMPFALLLLAIFFLLYPGALFVPSWEGILLGMIATAASFAMRFLMQYTFALVAFWTERASSLEEVWFILYLFLSGLVAPLSVFPEVVRNIALLTPFPYLVYFPASILAGQPVNIGQGFLVLLAWASFFFILNRWLWRKGLRQFSGMGA; encoded by the coding sequence ATGCTCGAGTACCGCGCCGAGCTGGTCTTGTGGGCCATCGCCGGGCTGCTCCCGATCATCCTGATGGGGGTGTGGACCCAGGCCGCCCAGGGCGGGGGCTTCGGGCTTACCCCCGATGAGTTCGCCCGCTATTTCCTGATGGTCTTTCTGGTGCGGCAGCTCACGGTGGTGTGGGTGATCTGGGATTTCGAGCGGGAGGTGGTGGAGGGGCGGCTCTCCTTCAAGCTGCTGCGCCCGATGGACCCGGTATGGGATCACGTGGCCTCGCACCTTTCCGAGCGGGCAGCCCGGATGCCCTTCGCCCTGCTGCTCTTGGCGATCTTCTTCCTGCTGTATCCGGGAGCCCTCTTCGTGCCGAGTTGGGAGGGGATTTTGCTTGGGATGATCGCTACCGCGGCCAGCTTTGCGATGCGGTTTTTGATGCAGTACACCTTCGCTTTGGTAGCCTTCTGGACCGAGCGGGCGAGCAGCCTCGAGGAGGTCTGGTTCATCCTCTACCTCTTCCTTTCGGGGCTGGTAGCCCCGCTCTCGGTCTTCCCGGAAGTCGTGCGCAACATCGCCCTGCTTACCCCTTTCCCCTATCTGGTCTACTTCCCGGCCTCGATCCTGGCCGGGCAGCCGGTCAACATCGGGCAAGGGTTTTTGGTGCTCTTAGCCTGGGCCTCGTTTTTCTTTATCTTAAACCGCTGGCTGTGGCGCAAAGGGCTGCGGCAGTTCTCGGGCATGGGGGCGTAA
- a CDS encoding FAD-dependent oxidoreductase: MNRTALLERLKNETFDLLVIGGGASGAGVALDAATRGLKVALVERLDFSEGTSSRSTKLIHGGVRYLEIAVKTLDRVQLNLVRDALHERSMLLKLAPHLTRPLWLLTPLYKLWEMPYYWTGLKLYDLLAGDARLQVSRYLGPQETLRRFPRVRSEGLVGAVAYQDGQFDDARYNLEVILTALEEGAVAVNYTEVTGLLKKNGKIAGAVVQDRLGGQEFEVGARVVVNATGPFSDSIRHLDDPAAPELVKASSGVHIVLGPTYSPPDTGLLIPHTEDGRVIFVLPWLGQTLVGTTDDPAEPTPHPRASEEEIAYILRQVEPYLGKVAREEVRAAWAGFRPLVAKAQAADTARLARDHLVQESASGLLTLTGGKWTTYRKMALDCVNYAVRRFGLQAGPSRTHERLLVGGWGFDPNGAQKLAQEYSLEPDIAQHLHRSYGSRAGQVAEIGQTFRLAPGYPYIESEVVYAARHELAQTPMDVLARRTRLAFLDTKAAEAALPEVAKLMAKELGWKAEERKAQENQTQERLAVAI; the protein is encoded by the coding sequence ATGAACCGAACGGCCCTGCTCGAGCGTCTCAAAAATGAAACCTTCGATCTGCTAGTCATCGGCGGCGGTGCAAGCGGCGCAGGGGTGGCCCTCGATGCGGCCACGCGGGGGCTCAAGGTGGCCCTGGTGGAGCGGCTGGATTTCTCCGAGGGGACTTCCAGCCGTTCTACCAAGCTTATCCACGGTGGGGTACGCTACTTGGAAATCGCGGTCAAAACCCTCGACCGCGTCCAGCTCAACCTGGTACGCGACGCCTTGCACGAGCGGTCCATGCTGCTCAAGCTGGCCCCGCACCTGACCCGCCCTTTATGGCTTCTCACCCCGCTGTACAAGCTGTGGGAGATGCCCTACTACTGGACCGGGCTCAAGCTCTACGACCTGCTAGCGGGGGACGCCCGGCTCCAGGTATCCCGCTACCTGGGCCCGCAGGAGACCCTACGCCGCTTCCCCAGGGTGCGCAGCGAGGGTCTGGTAGGTGCGGTGGCCTATCAAGACGGGCAATTCGACGACGCTCGGTATAACCTCGAGGTCATCCTCACCGCGCTCGAGGAGGGGGCAGTTGCGGTCAACTACACCGAGGTCACCGGGCTGCTCAAGAAAAACGGTAAGATCGCTGGTGCGGTGGTGCAGGACCGGCTGGGCGGACAGGAGTTCGAGGTAGGGGCCCGCGTGGTGGTGAACGCCACCGGCCCTTTCTCCGACAGCATCCGCCACCTGGACGATCCTGCCGCCCCCGAGCTAGTCAAGGCGAGTTCCGGGGTTCACATCGTCCTGGGGCCAACCTACAGCCCGCCCGATACCGGGCTGCTGATCCCCCATACCGAGGACGGGCGGGTGATTTTTGTGCTGCCCTGGCTAGGGCAAACCCTGGTCGGCACTACCGACGACCCCGCCGAGCCTACCCCACACCCCCGCGCCAGCGAGGAGGAAATCGCCTACATCCTGCGGCAAGTCGAGCCCTACTTGGGCAAGGTCGCCCGGGAAGAAGTCCGCGCAGCTTGGGCGGGCTTTAGACCGTTGGTCGCCAAAGCCCAAGCTGCCGACACCGCCAGGCTGGCCCGCGACCACCTGGTCCAGGAGAGCGCCTCGGGGCTTCTCACGCTCACCGGGGGCAAGTGGACCACCTACCGCAAGATGGCCCTCGATTGCGTCAATTACGCAGTACGCAGGTTCGGCCTGCAAGCCGGGCCGAGCCGCACCCATGAGCGGCTGTTGGTAGGCGGATGGGGCTTCGACCCCAACGGGGCACAGAAGCTGGCTCAGGAGTATAGCCTCGAGCCTGATATCGCCCAGCACCTCCACCGCTCCTACGGCAGCCGGGCGGGCCAAGTCGCCGAGATCGGCCAGACCTTCCGGCTGGCTCCCGGCTATCCCTATATCGAGAGCGAGGTGGTCTATGCCGCCCGCCACGAGCTGGCCCAGACCCCCATGGACGTGCTGGCCCGGCGCACCCGGCTGGCCTTCCTCGATACCAAAGCCGCAGAGGCCGCCCTCCCCGAAGTGGCTAAGCTCATGGCGAAGGAGCTGGGCTGGAAAGCCGAGGAGCGCAAGGCCCAGGAGAATCAAACCCAGGAACGGCTGGCGGTCGCGATCTAA